From Temnothorax longispinosus isolate EJ_2023e chromosome 3, Tlon_JGU_v1, whole genome shotgun sequence, one genomic window encodes:
- the Liprin-beta gene encoding uncharacterized protein Liprin-beta isoform X3 has product MENTWSDGIAGERKDLTPIMEEEDKGQAKGSQSDSSDAASTIKRWNSRWTPSEGYDSSGTSTNSDVGDEYVEDYPRDIRPDLSEPTIACQTAYRSQECLCQACLLGYAKMIALQGSMPNICAVSNGMANICPASAAHLGSFPSLCAMPCSSVSSELAHHAVKEHARNVAHYPHVCHLQQDPIFAKEREIHAGSRTNSTTSLPVSSTGRCAGSLDRRRRRFRSRVDRDQRAMSHSDLICHERDRPHHYCSLQQFHCGSNMCINNYHSKTEERLRKLESERGALHMEVSVLSEQVDAQSNKIQELESVLQEKKDTLRQMEEALQKEVLSRSALETQKLELLTSLSEMKLRQASLEHENLSLRNTSPLSNGERFSRHTGQYSSLPRPPTSKKGVVFGKVPNLVSGAHTTVPLAVRGVSARCLSAPLLAEEAKIIISETSAQVELPPPKPLAELGMEEIGDWLARLGLECYAGELRRWGATGSKLLDATQVQLEKELDIKNALHRKKLLYAIESERSNGAGLFGSHKMDNAAVLRWLDDIGLPQHKEAFHNAKIDGRVLHRLTTEDLLNLGVAAQLHAASLRRGIQVLRDLNFEFDNLERRSVNGNGADGTNVTLWTNHRVMEWLRVVDLAEYAPNMRGSGVHGGLMIHEGRFTSELLATLLSIPPAKTLLRRHLTTHFNQILGREVVQQKREMETTLGFVPLTLTARLKVPKKSQFTLKRKKSKNEMDFGNLVCPLEASPPGTPSTPSSTPGSPNLNSPTF; this is encoded by the exons ATGGAGAACACTTGGAGCGACGGTATTGCTGGAGAACGAAAGGATCTCACTCCCATAATGGAAGAAGAGGATAAGGGACAAGCGAAAG GTTCGCAGTCGGACTCGTCGGACGCGGCGTCGACTATAAAGCGTTGGAACAGCCGATGGACGCCCTCAGAGGGCTACGATTCGTCGGGGACGTCGACGAACTCTGACGTGGGTGACGAGTACGTCGAGGATTATCCGCGGGATATCAGGCCGGATCTGTCCGAGCCGACAATCGCGTGCCAGACAGCCTACCGATCTCAGGAGTGTTTGTGTCAG GCTTGCTTACTCGGCTATGCTAAGATGATAGCGCTTCAAGGGAGTATGCCTAATATCTGTGCAGTATCCAACGGTATGGCTAATATCTGCCCGGCGTCGGCTGCGCATCTGGGAAGTTTTCCGTCTCTCTGTGCGATGCCGTGCTCAAG CGTTTCTAGCGAGCTCGCACATCACGCCGTTAAGGAACATGCGAGAAACGTCGCTCATTATCCGCACGTTTGTCACTTGCAACAAGATCCGATATTCGCGAAGGAGCGAGAAATACACGCGGGTAGCAGGACGAACAGTACGACATCCCTGCCGGTAAGCTCAACGGGGAGATGCGCCGGTTCTTTGGACAGAAGGCGACGCAGATTCCGCAGTAGAGTGGACCGCGATCAGAGAGCTATGTCTCATAGCGATCTGATCTGCCACGAGAGGGATAGACCGCATCACTACTGCTCGCTGCAACAATTTCACTGCGGAAGCAATAtgtgcataaataattatcatagcAAGACCGAG GAACGATTGAGAAAATTGGAAAGCGAACGTGGAGCACTGCATATGGAAGTGTCAGTTTTATCCGAACAAGTCGACGCACAATCGAATAAGATTCAAGAGCTGGAGAGCGTACTTCAGGAGAAGAAAGATACTCTGAGACAGATGGAAGAAGCGTTGCAGAAG GAAGTTCTATCAAGAAGCGCTTTGGAAACACAGAAGTTGGAGCTTCTTACCTCCTTGTCCGAAATGAAACTCAGACAAGCTAGTTTGGAGCACGAAAATCTGTCGCTGCGCAATACAAGTCCTTTATCGAAT GGAGAAAGATTCAGCAGACATACGGGTCAATATAGTAGTCTTCCTAGGCCGCCGACGTCCAAGAAAGGCGTTGTATTTGGTAAGGTTCCAAATTTAGTCTCGGGAGCGCATACAACGGTACCTTTGGCTGTTAGGGGAGTCTCTGCGAGATGTCTGTCCGCTCCTCTTCTAG CGGAAGAAGCGAAAATCATTATCAGTGAGACAAGCGCACAAGTGGAATTGCCGCCACCGAAACCGCTTGCGGAACTCGGTATGGAGGAGATCGGTGATTGGTTGGCTCGGCTTGGTCTGGAATGCTACGCCGGCGAGCTGAGACGATGGGGTGCCACCGGATCGAAGCTGCTCGACGCCACGCAGGTTCAACTGGAGAAAGAGTTAGACATAAAGAACGCTCTGCACAGGAAAAAGTTGCTTTATGCCATCGAATCGGAGCGAAGCAACGGCGCTGGATTATTCGGTTCTCACAAG ATGGATAATGCGGCGGTGTTACGATGGCTAGACGATATCGGACTGCCACAACACAAAGAAGCCTTCCATAACGCCAAGATTGATGGTAGAGTTTTACACAGATTGACTACGGAGGATCTTTTGAACCTCGGAGTGGCCGCACAGTTGCACGCCGCCAGCTTAAGACGTGGAATTCAG GTTTTACGAGACTTGAACTTTGAGTTTGACAATTTGGAAAGAAGATCCGTGAACGGGAATGGTGCCGATGGTACGAACGTAACTCTCTGGACGAACCATCGTGTGATGGAGTGGCTGCGAGTCGTGGATCTCGCGGAATATGCGCCGAACATGCGCGGTTCCGGCGTTCATGGGGGCCTGATGATCCACGAAGGTCGATTTACTTCCGAGCTGCTCGCCACGTTGCTCAGCATTCCACCGGCGAAGACTCTGCTCCGTAGACACCTGACGACGCACTTTAATCAGATTCTCGGCAGAGAAGTGGTTCAACAAAAGCGAGAAATGGAGACCACACTCGGATTCGTTCCACTGACGCTTACTGCTAGATTAAAA GTACCAAAGAAATCTCAATTCACGCTGAAACGCAAGAAGAGTAAAAACGAGATGGATTTCGGCAATTTGGTTTGCCCATTGGAGGCATCGCCACCAGGTACCCCATCAACGCCCTCGTCAACACCGGGCAGCCCTAACTTGAACTCACCCACATTCTAA
- the Liprin-beta gene encoding uncharacterized protein Liprin-beta isoform X2, whose amino-acid sequence MENTWSDGIAGERKDLTPIMEEEDKGQAKGSQSDSSDAASTIKRWNSRWTPSEGYDSSGTSTNSDVGDEYVEDYPRDIRPDLSEPTIACQTAYRSQECLCQYPTVWLISARRRLRIWEVFRLSVRCRAQGHCLYSILIFILPFDKYRISLNLSKWTSKSYRSLQTDSVSSELAHHAVKEHARNVAHYPHVCHLQQDPIFAKEREIHAGSRTNSTTSLPVSSTGRCAGSLDRRRRRFRSRVDRDQRAMSHSDLICHERDRPHHYCSLQQFHCGSNMCINNYHSKTEERLRKLESERGALHMEVSVLSEQVDAQSNKIQELESVLQEKKDTLRQMEEALQKEVLSRSALETQKLELLTSLSEMKLRQASLEHENLSLRNTSPLSNGERFSRHTGQYSSLPRPPTSKKGVVFGKVPNLVSGAHTTVPLAVRGVSARCLSAPLLAEEAKIIISETSAQVELPPPKPLAELGMEEIGDWLARLGLECYAGELRRWGATGSKLLDATQVQLEKELDIKNALHRKKLLYAIESERSNGAGLFGSHKMDNAAVLRWLDDIGLPQHKEAFHNAKIDGRVLHRLTTEDLLNLGVAAQLHAASLRRGIQVLRDLNFEFDNLERRSVNGNGADGTNVTLWTNHRVMEWLRVVDLAEYAPNMRGSGVHGGLMIHEGRFTSELLATLLSIPPAKTLLRRHLTTHFNQILGREVVQQKREMETTLGFVPLTLTARLKVPKKSQFTLKRKKSKNEMDFGNLVCPLEASPPDLEDTGQRRIIGCI is encoded by the exons ATGGAGAACACTTGGAGCGACGGTATTGCTGGAGAACGAAAGGATCTCACTCCCATAATGGAAGAAGAGGATAAGGGACAAGCGAAAG GTTCGCAGTCGGACTCGTCGGACGCGGCGTCGACTATAAAGCGTTGGAACAGCCGATGGACGCCCTCAGAGGGCTACGATTCGTCGGGGACGTCGACGAACTCTGACGTGGGTGACGAGTACGTCGAGGATTATCCGCGGGATATCAGGCCGGATCTGTCCGAGCCGACAATCGCGTGCCAGACAGCCTACCGATCTCAGGAGTGTTTGTGTCAG TATCCAACGGTATGGCTAATATCTGCCCGGCGTCGGCTGCGCATCTGGGAAGTTTTCCGTCTCTCTGTGCGATGCCGTGCTCAAGGTCACTGTTTGTACAGCAtcctaatttttatattgccgTTCGACAAATATCGAATATCTTTGAATCTCTCTAAATGGACTTCTAAAAGCTATCGATCCTTACAAACCGACAGCGTTTCTAGCGAGCTCGCACATCACGCCGTTAAGGAACATGCGAGAAACGTCGCTCATTATCCGCACGTTTGTCACTTGCAACAAGATCCGATATTCGCGAAGGAGCGAGAAATACACGCGGGTAGCAGGACGAACAGTACGACATCCCTGCCGGTAAGCTCAACGGGGAGATGCGCCGGTTCTTTGGACAGAAGGCGACGCAGATTCCGCAGTAGAGTGGACCGCGATCAGAGAGCTATGTCTCATAGCGATCTGATCTGCCACGAGAGGGATAGACCGCATCACTACTGCTCGCTGCAACAATTTCACTGCGGAAGCAATAtgtgcataaataattatcatagcAAGACCGAG GAACGATTGAGAAAATTGGAAAGCGAACGTGGAGCACTGCATATGGAAGTGTCAGTTTTATCCGAACAAGTCGACGCACAATCGAATAAGATTCAAGAGCTGGAGAGCGTACTTCAGGAGAAGAAAGATACTCTGAGACAGATGGAAGAAGCGTTGCAGAAG GAAGTTCTATCAAGAAGCGCTTTGGAAACACAGAAGTTGGAGCTTCTTACCTCCTTGTCCGAAATGAAACTCAGACAAGCTAGTTTGGAGCACGAAAATCTGTCGCTGCGCAATACAAGTCCTTTATCGAAT GGAGAAAGATTCAGCAGACATACGGGTCAATATAGTAGTCTTCCTAGGCCGCCGACGTCCAAGAAAGGCGTTGTATTTGGTAAGGTTCCAAATTTAGTCTCGGGAGCGCATACAACGGTACCTTTGGCTGTTAGGGGAGTCTCTGCGAGATGTCTGTCCGCTCCTCTTCTAG CGGAAGAAGCGAAAATCATTATCAGTGAGACAAGCGCACAAGTGGAATTGCCGCCACCGAAACCGCTTGCGGAACTCGGTATGGAGGAGATCGGTGATTGGTTGGCTCGGCTTGGTCTGGAATGCTACGCCGGCGAGCTGAGACGATGGGGTGCCACCGGATCGAAGCTGCTCGACGCCACGCAGGTTCAACTGGAGAAAGAGTTAGACATAAAGAACGCTCTGCACAGGAAAAAGTTGCTTTATGCCATCGAATCGGAGCGAAGCAACGGCGCTGGATTATTCGGTTCTCACAAG ATGGATAATGCGGCGGTGTTACGATGGCTAGACGATATCGGACTGCCACAACACAAAGAAGCCTTCCATAACGCCAAGATTGATGGTAGAGTTTTACACAGATTGACTACGGAGGATCTTTTGAACCTCGGAGTGGCCGCACAGTTGCACGCCGCCAGCTTAAGACGTGGAATTCAG GTTTTACGAGACTTGAACTTTGAGTTTGACAATTTGGAAAGAAGATCCGTGAACGGGAATGGTGCCGATGGTACGAACGTAACTCTCTGGACGAACCATCGTGTGATGGAGTGGCTGCGAGTCGTGGATCTCGCGGAATATGCGCCGAACATGCGCGGTTCCGGCGTTCATGGGGGCCTGATGATCCACGAAGGTCGATTTACTTCCGAGCTGCTCGCCACGTTGCTCAGCATTCCACCGGCGAAGACTCTGCTCCGTAGACACCTGACGACGCACTTTAATCAGATTCTCGGCAGAGAAGTGGTTCAACAAAAGCGAGAAATGGAGACCACACTCGGATTCGTTCCACTGACGCTTACTGCTAGATTAAAA GTACCAAAGAAATCTCAATTCACGCTGAAACGCAAGAAGAGTAAAAACGAGATGGATTTCGGCAATTTGGTTTGCCCATTGGAGGCATCGCCACCAG ACTTGGAGGATACTGGGCAAAGGAGAATTATAGGGTGCATATGA
- the Liprin-beta gene encoding uncharacterized protein Liprin-beta isoform X4, with protein MENTWSDGIAGERKDLTPIMEEEDKGQAKGSQSDSSDAASTIKRWNSRWTPSEGYDSSGTSTNSDVGDEYVEDYPRDIRPDLSEPTIACQTAYRSQECLCQYPTVWLISARRRLRIWEVFRLSVRCRAQGHCLYSILIFILPFDKYRISLNLSKWTSKSYRSLQTDSVSSELAHHAVKEHARNVAHYPHVCHLQQDPIFAKEREIHAGSRTNSTTSLPVSSTGRCAGSLDRRRRRFRSRVDRDQRAMSHSDLICHERDRPHHYCSLQQFHCGSNMCINNYHSKTEERLRKLESERGALHMEVSVLSEQVDAQSNKIQELESVLQEKKDTLRQMEEALQKEVLSRSALETQKLELLTSLSEMKLRQASLEHENLSLRNTSPLSNGERFSRHTGQYSSLPRPPTSKKGVVFAEEAKIIISETSAQVELPPPKPLAELGMEEIGDWLARLGLECYAGELRRWGATGSKLLDATQVQLEKELDIKNALHRKKLLYAIESERSNGAGLFGSHKMDNAAVLRWLDDIGLPQHKEAFHNAKIDGRVLHRLTTEDLLNLGVAAQLHAASLRRGIQVLRDLNFEFDNLERRSVNGNGADGTNVTLWTNHRVMEWLRVVDLAEYAPNMRGSGVHGGLMIHEGRFTSELLATLLSIPPAKTLLRRHLTTHFNQILGREVVQQKREMETTLGFVPLTLTARLKVPKKSQFTLKRKKSKNEMDFGNLVCPLEASPPGTPSTPSSTPGSPNLNSPTF; from the exons ATGGAGAACACTTGGAGCGACGGTATTGCTGGAGAACGAAAGGATCTCACTCCCATAATGGAAGAAGAGGATAAGGGACAAGCGAAAG GTTCGCAGTCGGACTCGTCGGACGCGGCGTCGACTATAAAGCGTTGGAACAGCCGATGGACGCCCTCAGAGGGCTACGATTCGTCGGGGACGTCGACGAACTCTGACGTGGGTGACGAGTACGTCGAGGATTATCCGCGGGATATCAGGCCGGATCTGTCCGAGCCGACAATCGCGTGCCAGACAGCCTACCGATCTCAGGAGTGTTTGTGTCAG TATCCAACGGTATGGCTAATATCTGCCCGGCGTCGGCTGCGCATCTGGGAAGTTTTCCGTCTCTCTGTGCGATGCCGTGCTCAAGGTCACTGTTTGTACAGCAtcctaatttttatattgccgTTCGACAAATATCGAATATCTTTGAATCTCTCTAAATGGACTTCTAAAAGCTATCGATCCTTACAAACCGACAGCGTTTCTAGCGAGCTCGCACATCACGCCGTTAAGGAACATGCGAGAAACGTCGCTCATTATCCGCACGTTTGTCACTTGCAACAAGATCCGATATTCGCGAAGGAGCGAGAAATACACGCGGGTAGCAGGACGAACAGTACGACATCCCTGCCGGTAAGCTCAACGGGGAGATGCGCCGGTTCTTTGGACAGAAGGCGACGCAGATTCCGCAGTAGAGTGGACCGCGATCAGAGAGCTATGTCTCATAGCGATCTGATCTGCCACGAGAGGGATAGACCGCATCACTACTGCTCGCTGCAACAATTTCACTGCGGAAGCAATAtgtgcataaataattatcatagcAAGACCGAG GAACGATTGAGAAAATTGGAAAGCGAACGTGGAGCACTGCATATGGAAGTGTCAGTTTTATCCGAACAAGTCGACGCACAATCGAATAAGATTCAAGAGCTGGAGAGCGTACTTCAGGAGAAGAAAGATACTCTGAGACAGATGGAAGAAGCGTTGCAGAAG GAAGTTCTATCAAGAAGCGCTTTGGAAACACAGAAGTTGGAGCTTCTTACCTCCTTGTCCGAAATGAAACTCAGACAAGCTAGTTTGGAGCACGAAAATCTGTCGCTGCGCAATACAAGTCCTTTATCGAAT GGAGAAAGATTCAGCAGACATACGGGTCAATATAGTAGTCTTCCTAGGCCGCCGACGTCCAAGAAAGGCGTTGTATTTG CGGAAGAAGCGAAAATCATTATCAGTGAGACAAGCGCACAAGTGGAATTGCCGCCACCGAAACCGCTTGCGGAACTCGGTATGGAGGAGATCGGTGATTGGTTGGCTCGGCTTGGTCTGGAATGCTACGCCGGCGAGCTGAGACGATGGGGTGCCACCGGATCGAAGCTGCTCGACGCCACGCAGGTTCAACTGGAGAAAGAGTTAGACATAAAGAACGCTCTGCACAGGAAAAAGTTGCTTTATGCCATCGAATCGGAGCGAAGCAACGGCGCTGGATTATTCGGTTCTCACAAG ATGGATAATGCGGCGGTGTTACGATGGCTAGACGATATCGGACTGCCACAACACAAAGAAGCCTTCCATAACGCCAAGATTGATGGTAGAGTTTTACACAGATTGACTACGGAGGATCTTTTGAACCTCGGAGTGGCCGCACAGTTGCACGCCGCCAGCTTAAGACGTGGAATTCAG GTTTTACGAGACTTGAACTTTGAGTTTGACAATTTGGAAAGAAGATCCGTGAACGGGAATGGTGCCGATGGTACGAACGTAACTCTCTGGACGAACCATCGTGTGATGGAGTGGCTGCGAGTCGTGGATCTCGCGGAATATGCGCCGAACATGCGCGGTTCCGGCGTTCATGGGGGCCTGATGATCCACGAAGGTCGATTTACTTCCGAGCTGCTCGCCACGTTGCTCAGCATTCCACCGGCGAAGACTCTGCTCCGTAGACACCTGACGACGCACTTTAATCAGATTCTCGGCAGAGAAGTGGTTCAACAAAAGCGAGAAATGGAGACCACACTCGGATTCGTTCCACTGACGCTTACTGCTAGATTAAAA GTACCAAAGAAATCTCAATTCACGCTGAAACGCAAGAAGAGTAAAAACGAGATGGATTTCGGCAATTTGGTTTGCCCATTGGAGGCATCGCCACCAGGTACCCCATCAACGCCCTCGTCAACACCGGGCAGCCCTAACTTGAACTCACCCACATTCTAA
- the Liprin-beta gene encoding uncharacterized protein Liprin-beta isoform X6 produces MGKGEERNGTTAQAGESTFLAKSSNEASKMLEAALLQMDDIISGACADSSAESSLEWKNSVKEAARNLVTAIKSAPMPPPPPDGVTQNILLAWMQPERLRKLESERGALHMEVSVLSEQVDAQSNKIQELESVLQEKKDTLRQMEEALQKEVLSRSALETQKLELLTSLSEMKLRQASLEHENLSLRNTSPLSNGERFSRHTGQYSSLPRPPTSKKGVVFGKVPNLVSGAHTTVPLAVRGVSARCLSAPLLAEEAKIIISETSAQVELPPPKPLAELGMEEIGDWLARLGLECYAGELRRWGATGSKLLDATQVQLEKELDIKNALHRKKLLYAIESERSNGAGLFGSHKMDNAAVLRWLDDIGLPQHKEAFHNAKIDGRVLHRLTTEDLLNLGVAAQLHAASLRRGIQVLRDLNFEFDNLERRSVNGNGADGTNVTLWTNHRVMEWLRVVDLAEYAPNMRGSGVHGGLMIHEGRFTSELLATLLSIPPAKTLLRRHLTTHFNQILGREVVQQKREMETTLGFVPLTLTARLKVPKKSQFTLKRKKSKNEMDFGNLVCPLEASPPGTPSTPSSTPGSPNLNSPTF; encoded by the exons ATGGGCAAAGGTGAGGAGAGAAACGGCACGACGGCGCAGGCGGGCGAATCGACATTCCTGGCAAAGAGCTCGAACGAGGCCAGCAAGATGCTGGAGGCTGCGTTGCTCCAGATGGACGACATTATTTCTG GTGCTTGTGCCGATAGCTCGGCCGAGAGCAGCTTGGAATGGAAGAACTCGGTGAAAGAGGCAGCGAGGAATCTTGTGACCGCGATAAAGAGCGCCCCAATGCCACCCCCGCCGCCCGATGGCGTCACCCAGAACATCCTGCTAGCATGGATGCAGCCG GAACGATTGAGAAAATTGGAAAGCGAACGTGGAGCACTGCATATGGAAGTGTCAGTTTTATCCGAACAAGTCGACGCACAATCGAATAAGATTCAAGAGCTGGAGAGCGTACTTCAGGAGAAGAAAGATACTCTGAGACAGATGGAAGAAGCGTTGCAGAAG GAAGTTCTATCAAGAAGCGCTTTGGAAACACAGAAGTTGGAGCTTCTTACCTCCTTGTCCGAAATGAAACTCAGACAAGCTAGTTTGGAGCACGAAAATCTGTCGCTGCGCAATACAAGTCCTTTATCGAAT GGAGAAAGATTCAGCAGACATACGGGTCAATATAGTAGTCTTCCTAGGCCGCCGACGTCCAAGAAAGGCGTTGTATTTGGTAAGGTTCCAAATTTAGTCTCGGGAGCGCATACAACGGTACCTTTGGCTGTTAGGGGAGTCTCTGCGAGATGTCTGTCCGCTCCTCTTCTAG CGGAAGAAGCGAAAATCATTATCAGTGAGACAAGCGCACAAGTGGAATTGCCGCCACCGAAACCGCTTGCGGAACTCGGTATGGAGGAGATCGGTGATTGGTTGGCTCGGCTTGGTCTGGAATGCTACGCCGGCGAGCTGAGACGATGGGGTGCCACCGGATCGAAGCTGCTCGACGCCACGCAGGTTCAACTGGAGAAAGAGTTAGACATAAAGAACGCTCTGCACAGGAAAAAGTTGCTTTATGCCATCGAATCGGAGCGAAGCAACGGCGCTGGATTATTCGGTTCTCACAAG ATGGATAATGCGGCGGTGTTACGATGGCTAGACGATATCGGACTGCCACAACACAAAGAAGCCTTCCATAACGCCAAGATTGATGGTAGAGTTTTACACAGATTGACTACGGAGGATCTTTTGAACCTCGGAGTGGCCGCACAGTTGCACGCCGCCAGCTTAAGACGTGGAATTCAG GTTTTACGAGACTTGAACTTTGAGTTTGACAATTTGGAAAGAAGATCCGTGAACGGGAATGGTGCCGATGGTACGAACGTAACTCTCTGGACGAACCATCGTGTGATGGAGTGGCTGCGAGTCGTGGATCTCGCGGAATATGCGCCGAACATGCGCGGTTCCGGCGTTCATGGGGGCCTGATGATCCACGAAGGTCGATTTACTTCCGAGCTGCTCGCCACGTTGCTCAGCATTCCACCGGCGAAGACTCTGCTCCGTAGACACCTGACGACGCACTTTAATCAGATTCTCGGCAGAGAAGTGGTTCAACAAAAGCGAGAAATGGAGACCACACTCGGATTCGTTCCACTGACGCTTACTGCTAGATTAAAA GTACCAAAGAAATCTCAATTCACGCTGAAACGCAAGAAGAGTAAAAACGAGATGGATTTCGGCAATTTGGTTTGCCCATTGGAGGCATCGCCACCAGGTACCCCATCAACGCCCTCGTCAACACCGGGCAGCCCTAACTTGAACTCACCCACATTCTAA
- the Liprin-beta gene encoding uncharacterized protein Liprin-beta isoform X1, producing MENTWSDGIAGERKDLTPIMEEEDKGQAKGSQSDSSDAASTIKRWNSRWTPSEGYDSSGTSTNSDVGDEYVEDYPRDIRPDLSEPTIACQTAYRSQECLCQYPTVWLISARRRLRIWEVFRLSVRCRAQGHCLYSILIFILPFDKYRISLNLSKWTSKSYRSLQTDSVSSELAHHAVKEHARNVAHYPHVCHLQQDPIFAKEREIHAGSRTNSTTSLPVSSTGRCAGSLDRRRRRFRSRVDRDQRAMSHSDLICHERDRPHHYCSLQQFHCGSNMCINNYHSKTEERLRKLESERGALHMEVSVLSEQVDAQSNKIQELESVLQEKKDTLRQMEEALQKEVLSRSALETQKLELLTSLSEMKLRQASLEHENLSLRNTSPLSNGERFSRHTGQYSSLPRPPTSKKGVVFGKVPNLVSGAHTTVPLAVRGVSARCLSAPLLAEEAKIIISETSAQVELPPPKPLAELGMEEIGDWLARLGLECYAGELRRWGATGSKLLDATQVQLEKELDIKNALHRKKLLYAIESERSNGAGLFGSHKMDNAAVLRWLDDIGLPQHKEAFHNAKIDGRVLHRLTTEDLLNLGVAAQLHAASLRRGIQVLRDLNFEFDNLERRSVNGNGADGTNVTLWTNHRVMEWLRVVDLAEYAPNMRGSGVHGGLMIHEGRFTSELLATLLSIPPAKTLLRRHLTTHFNQILGREVVQQKREMETTLGFVPLTLTARLKVPKKSQFTLKRKKSKNEMDFGNLVCPLEASPPGTPSTPSSTPGSPNLNSPTF from the exons ATGGAGAACACTTGGAGCGACGGTATTGCTGGAGAACGAAAGGATCTCACTCCCATAATGGAAGAAGAGGATAAGGGACAAGCGAAAG GTTCGCAGTCGGACTCGTCGGACGCGGCGTCGACTATAAAGCGTTGGAACAGCCGATGGACGCCCTCAGAGGGCTACGATTCGTCGGGGACGTCGACGAACTCTGACGTGGGTGACGAGTACGTCGAGGATTATCCGCGGGATATCAGGCCGGATCTGTCCGAGCCGACAATCGCGTGCCAGACAGCCTACCGATCTCAGGAGTGTTTGTGTCAG TATCCAACGGTATGGCTAATATCTGCCCGGCGTCGGCTGCGCATCTGGGAAGTTTTCCGTCTCTCTGTGCGATGCCGTGCTCAAGGTCACTGTTTGTACAGCAtcctaatttttatattgccgTTCGACAAATATCGAATATCTTTGAATCTCTCTAAATGGACTTCTAAAAGCTATCGATCCTTACAAACCGACAGCGTTTCTAGCGAGCTCGCACATCACGCCGTTAAGGAACATGCGAGAAACGTCGCTCATTATCCGCACGTTTGTCACTTGCAACAAGATCCGATATTCGCGAAGGAGCGAGAAATACACGCGGGTAGCAGGACGAACAGTACGACATCCCTGCCGGTAAGCTCAACGGGGAGATGCGCCGGTTCTTTGGACAGAAGGCGACGCAGATTCCGCAGTAGAGTGGACCGCGATCAGAGAGCTATGTCTCATAGCGATCTGATCTGCCACGAGAGGGATAGACCGCATCACTACTGCTCGCTGCAACAATTTCACTGCGGAAGCAATAtgtgcataaataattatcatagcAAGACCGAG GAACGATTGAGAAAATTGGAAAGCGAACGTGGAGCACTGCATATGGAAGTGTCAGTTTTATCCGAACAAGTCGACGCACAATCGAATAAGATTCAAGAGCTGGAGAGCGTACTTCAGGAGAAGAAAGATACTCTGAGACAGATGGAAGAAGCGTTGCAGAAG GAAGTTCTATCAAGAAGCGCTTTGGAAACACAGAAGTTGGAGCTTCTTACCTCCTTGTCCGAAATGAAACTCAGACAAGCTAGTTTGGAGCACGAAAATCTGTCGCTGCGCAATACAAGTCCTTTATCGAAT GGAGAAAGATTCAGCAGACATACGGGTCAATATAGTAGTCTTCCTAGGCCGCCGACGTCCAAGAAAGGCGTTGTATTTGGTAAGGTTCCAAATTTAGTCTCGGGAGCGCATACAACGGTACCTTTGGCTGTTAGGGGAGTCTCTGCGAGATGTCTGTCCGCTCCTCTTCTAG CGGAAGAAGCGAAAATCATTATCAGTGAGACAAGCGCACAAGTGGAATTGCCGCCACCGAAACCGCTTGCGGAACTCGGTATGGAGGAGATCGGTGATTGGTTGGCTCGGCTTGGTCTGGAATGCTACGCCGGCGAGCTGAGACGATGGGGTGCCACCGGATCGAAGCTGCTCGACGCCACGCAGGTTCAACTGGAGAAAGAGTTAGACATAAAGAACGCTCTGCACAGGAAAAAGTTGCTTTATGCCATCGAATCGGAGCGAAGCAACGGCGCTGGATTATTCGGTTCTCACAAG ATGGATAATGCGGCGGTGTTACGATGGCTAGACGATATCGGACTGCCACAACACAAAGAAGCCTTCCATAACGCCAAGATTGATGGTAGAGTTTTACACAGATTGACTACGGAGGATCTTTTGAACCTCGGAGTGGCCGCACAGTTGCACGCCGCCAGCTTAAGACGTGGAATTCAG GTTTTACGAGACTTGAACTTTGAGTTTGACAATTTGGAAAGAAGATCCGTGAACGGGAATGGTGCCGATGGTACGAACGTAACTCTCTGGACGAACCATCGTGTGATGGAGTGGCTGCGAGTCGTGGATCTCGCGGAATATGCGCCGAACATGCGCGGTTCCGGCGTTCATGGGGGCCTGATGATCCACGAAGGTCGATTTACTTCCGAGCTGCTCGCCACGTTGCTCAGCATTCCACCGGCGAAGACTCTGCTCCGTAGACACCTGACGACGCACTTTAATCAGATTCTCGGCAGAGAAGTGGTTCAACAAAAGCGAGAAATGGAGACCACACTCGGATTCGTTCCACTGACGCTTACTGCTAGATTAAAA GTACCAAAGAAATCTCAATTCACGCTGAAACGCAAGAAGAGTAAAAACGAGATGGATTTCGGCAATTTGGTTTGCCCATTGGAGGCATCGCCACCAGGTACCCCATCAACGCCCTCGTCAACACCGGGCAGCCCTAACTTGAACTCACCCACATTCTAA